From the Oncorhynchus nerka isolate Pitt River linkage group LG20, Oner_Uvic_2.0, whole genome shotgun sequence genome, one window contains:
- the LOC115103079 gene encoding THAP domain-containing protein 1-like: MGGCSAPNCSNSTTIGKQLFRFPKEPIRMKKWLVNCRRNFLPTPHSRLCQDHFELSQFEEIARSPAGGKKLKPNAVPTLFNVRDPPYPVTPQIVLPLKPEPVERDLNVGDHGYARRQTTLGMEEDDADELHKAEERPCIHCQHYRTLLEQEMQHTARLQKEVEEMKKRMFRLDRIERGLQTFLYEDQIRALTLTKRSRRAVWSHETVLKARKIRCAVGGKGYEFLRELGYPLPSYRTLCNRLDNKIMVTTAMGCDELAELGLGIISTCDSPEGDGDDEAFIGVIS; this comes from the exons ATGGGTGGGTGCTCAGCTCCAAATTGCTCAAACTCAACAACAATTGGGAAGCAACTGTTTCGTTTTCCAAAAGAGCCTATACGTATGAAGAAATGGCTTGTAAACTGCCGGCGTAATTTTTTACCAACTCCACATTCCAGACTGTGTCAG GACCATTTTGAGCTGAGTCAGTTTGAAGAAATCGCCAGGTCGCCAGCAGGGGGAAAGAAGCTGAAACCAAATGCCGTCCCCACTCTTTTCAATGTACGAGATCCACCTTATCCCGTAACCCCACAGATAGTGCTACCACTCAAGCCAGAGCCAG TGGAGAGGGATCTCAATGTGGGGGATCATGGCTACGCACGACGGCAAACAACTCTGGGCATGGAGGAAGATGATGCTGATGAACTACACAAGGCAGAGGAACGTCCCTGCATCCATTGTCAACATTACAGAACACTGCTGGAACAAGAAATGCAACACACAGCCAGATTACAGAAAGAG GTAGAGGAAATGAAAAAGCGGATGTTCAGACTGGACAGAATAGAGAGGGGCCTCCAGACATTTCTGTATGAAGACCAGATCCGTGCCCTGACACTGACCAAGCGTTCCCGGAGAGCTGTGTGGTCCCACGAGACAGTGCTGAAGGCCCGTAAGATTCGATGTGCGGTCGGTGGCAAGGGTTATGAATTCCTCCGGGAGTTAGGCTACCCCCTGCCATCTTATAGAACTTTATGCAACCGCCTGGATAACAAAATCATGGTGACGACAGCCATGGGGTGTGATGAGCTGGCAGAGCTAGGTCTAGGAATCATATCCACATGTGATAGTCCAGAGGGAGATGGGGACGATGAGGCTTTCATTGGAGTGATCTCATGA
- the LOC115103078 gene encoding target of EGR1 protein 1-like: MCSNINQVAMTSSMVVPVIDVQNDNFKELWPAMVLAIKTASFIALDTELSGLGNRKALLAECIEDRYKAICNAARTRSILSLGFACYKKLENKDDDDTYLVQVYNLTLLCSEEYVIEPQSVQFLVQHGFDFNKQYAEGVPYLRGNDRRVDAHGMNMRMLFVELLRARKPLVLHNGLIDMVFLYQCFYAQLPDKLCTFTADLSQMFPAGIYDTKYATEYELRFAASYLEYAYKKCKLDNSKSIEAGGGGRHLFLEFCKYSAPLSNYVDYRTCLAGFSPDGLLNVCQRFSAYGWCPNGSQCPLSHDTDLIIQHDEKEKKKKRKRKRKNSSQGKVEGAPKSKQPHMELKQDQVIPDKDTKPPPLTELVDGAQAQMPESDEKMKTKVEEDNGVREPQAVSADEEMKTDKEVERNGVSEPQPLATPDAEKKEESKRKKLEGGTHRAGFDAFMTGYIFSYAATLTERVGKPLSSESWLPECLNKVYLSGKSVPMHIVKSTFSKSFKAHLHKMDVVWGKGVVSKVEGTV; this comes from the exons ATGTGCTCAAATATTAACCAGGTAGCTATGACATCCTCCATGGTAGTCCCTGTTATTGATGTGCAGAATGATAATTTCAAAGAACTGTGGCCTGCTATGGTCCTTGCAATCAAGACGGCCTCCTTCATTGCACTGGATACG GAATTGAGTGGCCTTGGAAATAGAAAAGCTTTGCTGGCAGA ATGCATAGAGGACCGTTACAAAGCCATATGCAATGCAGCTCGCACACGCTCCATTCTCTCCCTTGGGTTTGCTTGTTATAAGAAACTTGAAAACAAG GATGATGATGATACGTACCTTGTGCAGGTGTACAACCTGACATTGCTCTGCAGTGAGGAGTACGTAATTGAACCACAGTCCGTGCAGTTCCTGGTGCAACATGGATTTGACTTCAACAAACAATATGCTGAAGGTGTCCCTTATCTCAGGGGCAATGACAGG AGAGTGGATGCCCATGGAATGAACATGAGGATGCTGTTTGTGGAACTCCTACGGGCTCGCAAGCCTTTGGTGCTGCACAATGGCTTGATTGACATGGTGTTCCTTTATCAGTGCTTCTATGCCCAACTGCCGGATAAACTATGCACGTTCACTGCTGACTTGTCCCAGATGTTCCCTGCTGGGATCTATGACACCAAGTACGCTACAGAGTATGAGCTGCGCTTTGCTGCCTCTTACCTGGAGTATGCCTACAAGAAGTG CAAACTGGACAACAGCAAGTCGATTGAAGCTGGTGGTGGTGGACGCCATCTGTTCCTGGAGTTCTGCAAATACTCAGCGCCCCTGAGCAACTATGTGGACTATAGGACCTGTCTAGCTGGGTTTAGCCCGGATGGACTTCTCAATGTCTGCCAGCGCTTCTCT GCTTATGGTTGGTGCCCCAATGGGTCACAGTGTCCCTTGTCACATGACACTGACCTCATCATCCAGCACGatgaaaaggaaaagaaaaagaaacGGAAGAGGAAAAGAAAGAACTCTTCTCAGGGGAAAGTTGAAGGTGCCCCCAAGAGCAAGCAGCCCCATATGGAGCTAAAGCAGGACCAGGTGATCCCTGACAAAGACACCAAACCGCCCCCTCTCACAGAGCTGGTAGATGGGGCTCAGGCACAGATGCCAGAGAGCGATGAGAAGATGAAGACTAAGGTGGAGGAAGACAACGGAGTCAGAGAGCCACAGGCTGTGTCTGCAGATGAGGAAATGAAGACAGACAAAGAGGTGGAAAGAAATGGAGTGTCAGAGCCACAGCCTCTGGCCACACCGGATGCAGAGAAGAAAGAAGAGTCCAAGAGGAAGAAGCTGGAGGGAGGTACCCACCGGGCAGGGTTTGACGCATTCATGACGGGCTACATTTTCTCCTATGCTGCCACTTTGACAGAGAGAGTTGGTAAGCCACTGAGCTCAGAGTCCTGGCTCCCAGAGTGCCTGAACAAGGTTTACCTCAGTGGCAAGTCTGTCCCGATGCATATCGTCAAGAGCACATTCTCCAAGTCCTTCAAGGCTCACTTGCACAAGATGGATGTCGTGTGGGGGAAGGGTGTGGTTAGCAAAGTAGAGGGAACGGTATAA